One stretch of Shewanella sp. Arc9-LZ DNA includes these proteins:
- the dnaG gene encoding DNA primase, giving the protein MAIPRDFINELIARIDIVDLIDRKVPLKKAGKNHSACCPFHSEKSPSFTVSRDKQFYHCFGCGAHGNAIDFVMEYDRLEFVDAIEELAGQLGLAVPREQGTGKRPDQGLSRDLYELMEEANLFYQSQLRQHTDKQKVVDYLEFRGLSSDVVEQFGIGFAPDGWDGLLGRYRQNLPAQDKLLTAGMLIANDSGKRYDRFRDRLMFPIRDRRGRVVGFGGRVLGDGTPKYLNSPETPIFHKGNELYGLYELKQKHRDPQHVLIVEGYMDVVALAQFGIDYAVASLGTSTTAEQFQLLVRSAKQVVCCYDGDRAGREAAWRALETALPLLKPGDQVKFMFLPQGEDPDTMVRKIGKEAFEALMQKAMLLPEFLFDTLSANHGTDKGALAKQAIALIEKVQDTVLQNLLLENLAHKLGMNSSEDLKKKLGFTVKQPKPLNAKGLQGRGTPLRLAIALLVQNPSLGFGLAKQPALDRLQMTGIELLNHLLDITREQTLNSAQLLEMHREHNQKSTLIKLAQWEHQVADENVLPEFKQTLIWLNNQYIEQRYQELSLKQALTKVEKMQLTKLISIMKGIAK; this is encoded by the coding sequence ATGGCGATACCTCGTGATTTTATCAATGAGCTAATAGCTCGAATAGACATAGTCGATCTCATTGACCGTAAAGTGCCGTTGAAAAAAGCCGGTAAGAACCATTCGGCTTGTTGTCCTTTTCATAGCGAAAAATCACCCTCTTTTACCGTCAGCAGAGACAAACAGTTTTACCACTGTTTTGGTTGCGGTGCCCATGGCAATGCTATTGATTTTGTCATGGAATATGATCGCCTAGAATTTGTTGATGCCATTGAAGAACTTGCAGGTCAACTTGGTCTTGCCGTACCACGAGAGCAAGGCACAGGAAAAAGGCCAGATCAAGGATTAAGTCGAGACTTATACGAACTGATGGAAGAAGCTAACCTCTTCTATCAAAGCCAACTTAGGCAGCATACAGACAAACAAAAAGTTGTCGATTATCTTGAATTTCGCGGATTATCGAGTGACGTTGTTGAGCAGTTCGGCATTGGGTTTGCACCCGATGGTTGGGATGGTTTACTGGGTCGTTACAGGCAAAATTTGCCCGCCCAAGATAAATTACTGACCGCAGGCATGTTAATTGCCAATGATAGCGGTAAACGCTATGACCGTTTTCGCGACAGATTAATGTTCCCAATACGCGATCGTCGTGGTCGTGTGGTTGGATTTGGAGGAAGAGTTTTGGGTGACGGCACCCCAAAGTACTTGAATTCTCCAGAAACGCCCATATTTCATAAGGGTAATGAGCTTTATGGTTTATATGAGCTAAAGCAAAAACACCGTGACCCACAACATGTGTTAATTGTTGAAGGGTATATGGATGTCGTCGCACTCGCCCAATTTGGGATTGATTATGCGGTTGCATCGTTAGGTACATCGACTACAGCTGAACAATTTCAGCTTTTAGTGCGTAGTGCAAAACAAGTGGTCTGTTGTTATGACGGTGACCGCGCAGGCCGCGAAGCAGCTTGGCGTGCACTAGAAACAGCGCTACCACTGTTAAAACCGGGTGACCAAGTCAAGTTTATGTTTCTACCGCAAGGTGAAGACCCTGACACTATGGTCCGCAAAATTGGCAAAGAAGCATTCGAAGCATTAATGCAAAAAGCCATGTTACTGCCCGAGTTTTTGTTTGACACATTAAGTGCTAACCACGGTACCGATAAAGGGGCATTAGCCAAGCAAGCCATTGCGCTAATCGAAAAGGTACAAGATACCGTCCTACAGAATTTACTGTTAGAAAATTTAGCACACAAATTAGGCATGAACAGTAGCGAAGATTTAAAGAAAAAATTAGGTTTTACTGTAAAACAGCCAAAACCATTAAATGCGAAAGGCTTACAAGGTCGTGGTACGCCATTAAGATTGGCCATTGCCCTACTGGTCCAAAACCCAAGTTTAGGCTTTGGTTTGGCAAAACAGCCTGCACTAGATCGATTACAGATGACCGGCATAGAATTGCTCAATCATTTGTTAGATATAACTCGAGAGCAAACGTTAAACAGCGCACAACTACTTGAAATGCATAGAGAGCATAATCAAAAGAGCACTCTAATAAAGCTAGCCCAATGGGAACATCAAGTGGCGGATGAAAACGTATTGCCAGAGTTTAAGCAAACCCTGATTTGGTTAAACAACCAATATATTGAACAACGATATCAGGAATTAAGCCTAAAACAGGCTTTAACGAAAGTTGAAAAAATGCAGCTAACAAAGCTGATTTCTATAATGAAAGGCATAGCGAAGTAA
- a CDS encoding GatB/YqeY domain-containing protein — MNLTDQLKDHMKDAMRAKDKVRLGTIRMALSAIKQIEVDTRETLTDEQTIAVLTKMVKQRRDSIAQYEAANRPELAAVEADEIRVIENFLPTPLTEDEVAAIIDATIIDVGAASMADMGKVMGALKTKVQGRADMSAIGTMIRAKLK, encoded by the coding sequence ATGAACTTAACCGATCAGCTAAAAGACCACATGAAAGATGCCATGCGCGCTAAAGATAAAGTGCGCTTAGGAACAATTCGTATGGCACTTTCTGCCATCAAACAGATTGAAGTGGATACCCGCGAAACTCTGACTGATGAACAGACAATAGCTGTATTAACCAAAATGGTTAAACAACGCCGTGATTCGATTGCTCAATATGAAGCAGCGAATCGTCCGGAGTTGGCAGCCGTAGAAGCAGATGAAATTCGAGTTATCGAAAATTTTCTGCCTACACCGCTAACAGAAGATGAAGTAGCAGCGATTATCGATGCCACTATTATTGATGTTGGTGCTGCATCCATGGCGGATATGGGTAAAGTAATGGGAGCATTAAAAACTAAAGTTCAAGGCCGTGCAGATATGAGTGCTATTGGTACAATGATCCGCGCTAAATTGAAGTAA
- a CDS encoding multifunctional CCA addition/repair protein has protein sequence MKIYLVGGAVRDTLLKQTVVDKDYVVVGSSVEEMLALGYQQVGKDFPVFLHPKTQQEYALARTERKTGKGYQGFSCDANKDVTLAEDLLRRDLTINAIAQDEHGTLTDPFHGIADINAKILRHVSDAFVEDPLRVLRVARFAARFHHLGFTIAPETLQLMTDIANSGELDHLTPERVWQECDKALSSQSPQVFFNVLKQCQALTVLFPEIDALFGVPQPEKWHPEIDTGIHTLMVLEQTSLLSDNKAVRFAALVHDLGKALTPKQDWPKHYGHGQKGLPVIKKLCERIRVPNEYRDLALLVSDQHQNIHNAFELRAETIVKLFDKGDFWRKPQRLTELLLCCHGDLRGRTGFEQAPYPQAEYLLHCYELASNVDVQSIIAAGYQGSQIKSQLQLNRAETINNYKIQYIESKQLH, from the coding sequence ATGAAGATTTATTTAGTAGGCGGGGCCGTACGCGATACCCTTCTTAAACAAACTGTCGTTGATAAAGATTATGTGGTTGTTGGCAGCAGCGTAGAAGAAATGCTCGCATTGGGTTATCAGCAAGTCGGTAAAGACTTTCCTGTTTTTTTACACCCTAAAACTCAGCAAGAATATGCGTTAGCCAGAACAGAACGAAAAACCGGTAAGGGTTATCAAGGTTTCAGTTGTGATGCCAATAAAGATGTCACCCTCGCCGAAGACTTATTACGCCGAGATTTAACCATTAATGCCATCGCGCAAGATGAGCACGGCACACTGACGGACCCGTTCCACGGTATTGCAGACATTAACGCTAAAATACTTCGCCATGTGTCAGATGCCTTTGTTGAAGATCCTTTACGCGTGTTACGAGTGGCTCGTTTTGCCGCTCGATTTCACCACTTAGGGTTTACTATTGCACCTGAAACCTTACAGTTAATGACCGACATAGCTAATAGCGGTGAATTAGATCACCTCACCCCAGAACGCGTATGGCAAGAATGTGATAAAGCATTAAGCAGTCAAAGTCCGCAGGTTTTTTTCAATGTATTAAAGCAATGCCAAGCATTAACAGTGTTATTTCCTGAAATTGATGCGTTGTTTGGCGTGCCACAACCTGAAAAGTGGCATCCTGAAATAGACACCGGTATTCATACCCTCATGGTTCTCGAGCAAACGAGTCTGTTAAGTGACAACAAAGCAGTACGTTTTGCCGCTCTAGTTCACGATCTAGGTAAAGCGTTGACCCCAAAACAAGATTGGCCGAAGCATTATGGCCACGGGCAGAAAGGTTTGCCGGTCATTAAAAAGCTTTGTGAACGAATTAGAGTGCCAAACGAATACCGTGATTTAGCATTATTAGTCAGCGATCAACACCAAAACATTCATAACGCGTTTGAACTAAGAGCAGAAACCATCGTCAAATTATTTGATAAAGGTGATTTTTGGCGAAAACCTCAACGCTTAACAGAGCTACTATTATGTTGTCATGGCGACTTAAGAGGACGAACTGGATTTGAACAAGCACCCTATCCACAAGCCGAATATTTACTACATTGCTATGAGTTAGCGAGCAACGTCGATGTGCAATCGATTATTGCCGCGGGTTACCAAGGATCACAGATTAAAAGTCAACTTCAGCTAAATCGAGCCGAAACGATTAATAACTATAAAATACAATACATTGAAAGCAAGCAGCTACATTAG
- a CDS encoding Lpp/OprI family alanine-zipper lipoprotein translates to MNKKVLMIAGVAMTALLGGCANTTALEESVANLGNKVDQLSAQVGSLKSEQSKLSADVKGAKAASMDAQAEAKRANDRLDNMASSYKK, encoded by the coding sequence ATGAACAAGAAAGTACTGATGATTGCTGGTGTTGCGATGACTGCTTTATTAGGTGGTTGTGCTAACACTACTGCTTTAGAAGAAAGCGTAGCAAACCTAGGTAACAAAGTTGATCAACTATCAGCACAAGTTGGTTCTTTAAAGTCTGAGCAAAGCAAGCTATCTGCTGATGTTAAAGGCGCTAAAGCTGCTTCTATGGACGCACAAGCCGAAGCTAAACGTGCTAACGACCGTTTAGACAACATGGCTTCTTCTTACAAAAAGTAA
- a CDS encoding undecaprenyl-diphosphate phosphatase: METFQVILLALIQGLTEFLPISSSAHLILPSQILGWADQGLSFDVAVNTGSLFAVVIYFRHEIVVLAKAWFTSLASKQQTQESKLAWWIILATIPAVIVGFTAKDFIETHFRNTLVIAITTIVFGLLLWAADRMSKAQLTEFQMGWKKALLIGLAQAMALIPGTSRSGATMTAALMLGLTREAAARFSFLMSVPVSFGAALLVTKDLVSSPAPIDYQALGLGIVVSFVAAYLCIHFFLKFISKIGMTPFVLYRLALGALLLGLLYL; this comes from the coding sequence ATGGAAACGTTTCAAGTTATTCTGCTGGCATTAATCCAAGGGCTTACGGAGTTTTTGCCTATTTCTAGCTCGGCACATTTAATTTTACCATCACAAATATTAGGTTGGGCAGATCAAGGTTTATCATTTGATGTCGCAGTTAATACAGGCTCTTTATTTGCCGTGGTCATTTATTTTCGCCATGAGATTGTTGTACTGGCAAAAGCTTGGTTTACCAGTTTAGCTAGCAAGCAACAAACTCAAGAAAGTAAACTCGCTTGGTGGATTATTTTAGCGACTATTCCTGCTGTTATTGTCGGATTTACTGCCAAAGACTTTATTGAAACCCATTTCAGAAATACTTTAGTGATTGCAATCACTACGATTGTTTTTGGTTTGCTGTTGTGGGCGGCAGATAGAATGTCAAAAGCACAGTTAACTGAATTTCAAATGGGTTGGAAAAAGGCTTTGCTTATCGGTTTAGCACAGGCTATGGCATTAATACCTGGCACGTCGCGCTCTGGCGCCACGATGACAGCAGCACTGATGTTAGGGCTAACCCGTGAAGCCGCGGCTCGCTTTTCATTCCTTATGTCTGTTCCTGTTAGCTTTGGTGCCGCGTTACTGGTGACCAAAGACTTAGTCAGTAGTCCTGCACCTATCGATTACCAAGCGCTTGGTTTAGGGATTGTTGTATCATTTGTTGCTGCGTATTTATGTATTCATTTCTTTTTAAAATTTATTAGCAAAATAGGCATGACGCCGTTTGTATTATATCGCCTTGCTCTTGGTGCGTTATTGCTTGGATTGCTCTATCTTTAA
- the folK gene encoding 2-amino-4-hydroxy-6-hydroxymethyldihydropteridine diphosphokinase: protein MARIYISLGTNISPEKHLKAGLVDLQQYFGPLQLSRVFESESVGFKGTNFLNMVAAADTDLSIAQVVATFKQIEQDNGRIRGEKKFSPRSLDIDLLLYDDVICDIPVELPRGEILFNAFVLWPLAELVPNLSHPVTLQSYQTLWQNYDKQCQQLWPIVFEFPPELLPINTL from the coding sequence ATGGCACGTATTTACATAAGTTTGGGCACTAATATTTCGCCAGAGAAACACCTGAAAGCCGGTTTGGTTGATTTACAACAATATTTTGGCCCATTACAATTATCACGGGTTTTTGAGAGTGAATCGGTAGGGTTTAAAGGCACTAATTTTTTAAATATGGTGGCTGCGGCTGATACCGATTTATCAATTGCACAGGTTGTGGCGACATTTAAGCAAATTGAACAAGACAATGGCCGAATTCGAGGTGAGAAAAAATTCAGCCCGAGGAGCCTTGATATTGACTTATTGCTGTATGACGATGTTATTTGTGACATCCCCGTTGAATTGCCTCGTGGCGAAATTTTGTTTAATGCGTTTGTATTGTGGCCTTTGGCAGAATTAGTCCCTAATCTGTCTCATCCGGTGACGTTACAAAGCTATCAAACACTTTGGCAGAATTATGACAAACAGTGTCAACAATTGTGGCCTATTGTATTTGAGTTCCCACCAGAACTATTACCCATTAACACGTTATAA
- the rpoD gene encoding RNA polymerase sigma factor RpoD: MDHTPQSQLKLLLAKGKEQGYLTYAEVNDHLPADMVDSDQIEDIIQMINDMGIRVFEEAPDADDMMMSEDNTDEDAAEEAAAALATVESELGRTTDPVRMYMREMGTVELLTREGEIVIAKRIEEGINTVQSSVSEYPQAIAMILEQFDKYEAEELRLSDIISGFINPDDDDVAPTATNVGSELADSKNDDDDDDDDDDDEEEEEGNKGPDPEEAKEKFTQLREAYEKSLGIIAEKGRDHPEAIGSLFVIGELFKEFRLVPKQFDRLVKSMRNMMDRVRIQERLVIKLCVEHAKMPKKNFIKAFTGNETNLDWFNKEKESTKPYAEGLRMITDDVTRCVTKLGAIEVETDLTIAGIKDINRRMSIGEAKARRAKKEMVEANLRLVISIAKKYTNRGLQFLDLIQEGNIGLMKAVDKFEYRRGYKFSTYATWWIRQAITRSIADQARTIRIPVHMIETINKLNRISRQMLQEMGREPSPEELAERMMMPEDKIRKVLKIAKEPISMETPIGDDEDSHLGDFIEDTTLELPLDSATSESLKNATHEVLAGLTAREAKVLRMRFGIDMNTDHTLEEVGKQFDVTRERIRQIEAKALRKLRHPSRSEILKSFLDE; encoded by the coding sequence ATGGATCACACTCCGCAGTCGCAACTCAAACTGTTGCTCGCTAAAGGTAAAGAGCAAGGTTACTTAACCTATGCAGAAGTGAACGACCACTTACCTGCAGACATGGTCGATTCCGATCAGATTGAAGATATTATCCAGATGATAAATGACATGGGTATCCGCGTTTTTGAAGAAGCGCCAGATGCCGATGACATGATGATGTCGGAAGACAACACAGACGAAGATGCTGCAGAAGAAGCAGCGGCAGCTCTCGCAACCGTAGAAAGTGAGTTAGGCCGAACCACAGACCCTGTCCGCATGTATATGCGCGAAATGGGCACGGTAGAGCTACTTACTCGCGAAGGCGAAATTGTTATTGCTAAACGTATCGAAGAAGGTATCAACACAGTACAGAGTTCTGTCAGTGAGTACCCTCAAGCGATCGCAATGATCTTAGAGCAATTCGATAAGTATGAAGCTGAAGAATTGCGCTTGTCTGATATTATCTCTGGATTTATCAATCCTGACGACGATGACGTCGCACCAACTGCCACCAATGTTGGTTCAGAATTAGCTGACTCTAAAAATGATGATGATGACGATGACGACGATGATGACGATGAGGAAGAGGAAGAAGGCAACAAAGGGCCAGACCCTGAAGAAGCCAAAGAAAAATTCACTCAACTCAGAGAAGCCTACGAAAAAAGCTTAGGAATTATTGCCGAAAAAGGCCGTGACCACCCTGAAGCGATTGGCTCATTATTTGTTATTGGCGAATTATTCAAAGAATTCCGTTTAGTACCTAAACAGTTTGACCGTTTAGTGAAAAGCATGCGCAACATGATGGACCGCGTACGAATTCAAGAACGTCTAGTCATTAAGCTTTGTGTTGAACACGCTAAGATGCCAAAGAAAAACTTTATTAAGGCTTTCACTGGCAACGAAACAAACTTAGATTGGTTTAACAAAGAAAAAGAAAGCACTAAGCCTTACGCTGAAGGTTTGCGTATGATCACCGATGACGTAACGCGTTGTGTGACCAAACTTGGTGCTATTGAAGTTGAAACAGATTTAACCATCGCAGGCATTAAAGACATTAACCGTCGTATGTCTATCGGTGAAGCGAAAGCTCGTCGTGCGAAAAAAGAAATGGTTGAAGCTAACTTACGTTTGGTTATTTCTATTGCCAAAAAGTACACCAACCGTGGTTTACAGTTCTTGGATTTAATCCAAGAAGGTAACATTGGTTTGATGAAAGCAGTAGATAAGTTTGAATACCGCCGTGGTTACAAGTTCTCGACTTATGCAACGTGGTGGATCCGTCAGGCAATCACTCGTTCAATCGCCGACCAAGCACGTACGATCCGTATTCCAGTACACATGATCGAAACGATTAACAAGCTGAACCGTATTTCTCGTCAAATGCTTCAAGAAATGGGCCGTGAGCCGTCTCCTGAAGAATTGGCAGAACGTATGATGATGCCTGAAGATAAGATTCGTAAGGTGCTGAAAATCGCTAAAGAGCCAATCTCAATGGAAACCCCAATCGGTGACGATGAAGATTCGCATTTAGGTGATTTTATCGAGGATACTACCCTCGAGCTACCACTTGACTCAGCAACTAGCGAAAGTCTAAAGAACGCCACACACGAAGTGTTAGCTGGCCTAACAGCCCGTGAAGCAAAAGTACTGCGTATGCGTTTTGGTATCGATATGAATACTGACCACACGTTAGAAGAAGTGGGTAAGCAATTTGATGTTACACGTGAACGTATTCGTCAAATTGAAGCTAAAGCGTTACGTAAATTACGTCACCCTTCTCGCTCAGAAATCTTAAAGTCGTTCTTAGACGAATAA
- the folB gene encoding dihydroneopterin aldolase, which translates to MDKVLIRQLAIETIIGIYEWEKKLHQTLLIDLDMAWDNRLAAASDSYENALCYETVSNRLTALITENPIELIETVAEMIAHCLQDEFNVPWVKVVVMKPGAIPHAVSVGVEIERGSI; encoded by the coding sequence ATGGATAAAGTACTCATTCGCCAGTTAGCGATAGAGACCATTATTGGTATCTATGAGTGGGAAAAAAAACTTCATCAAACATTGCTTATCGATTTAGATATGGCATGGGATAATCGTCTTGCGGCCGCTAGTGATAGTTACGAAAATGCATTGTGTTATGAAACGGTATCAAATCGTTTAACGGCATTGATTACTGAGAATCCGATAGAGCTGATTGAAACTGTTGCTGAAATGATTGCGCATTGTTTGCAAGACGAATTTAATGTGCCTTGGGTTAAAGTGGTTGTGATGAAGCCAGGTGCAATTCCTCATGCTGTTTCTGTCGGTGTCGAGATCGAACGCGGTAGCATTTAA
- the rpsU gene encoding 30S ribosomal protein S21, translating to MPIIKVRENEPFDVALRRFKRSCEKAGILADVRAREFYEKPTTARKRAKAAAVKRLAKKLSRENARRVRLY from the coding sequence ATGCCAATTATTAAAGTACGTGAAAACGAACCATTCGACGTAGCTCTTCGTCGTTTCAAGCGCTCTTGTGAAAAAGCTGGTATTTTAGCTGACGTGCGTGCTCGTGAATTTTACGAGAAGCCAACTACTGCCCGTAAGCGTGCAAAAGCAGCTGCAGTTAAGCGTCTAGCTAAGAAGCTTTCTCGCGAAAACGCACGTCGCGTACGTTTATATTAA
- the tsaD gene encoding tRNA (adenosine(37)-N6)-threonylcarbamoyltransferase complex transferase subunit TsaD: MRVIGIETSCDETGVAVYDDKLGLLSHVLYSQVKLHADYGGVVPELASRDHVRKIVPLIKQALSEANSSLDNIDGVAYTKGPGLIGALLVGACVGRSLAYAWNKPAIGVHHMEGHLLAPMLEENAPEFPFLALLVSGGHSMLVQVEGIGRYQVLGESVDDAAGEAFDKTAKLMGLDYPGGPRLAKLAQKGLPAGYKFPRPMTDRPGLDFSFSGLKTFTANTIAAEPNDEQTRANIARAFEEAVVDTLAIKCKRALKQTGYTRLVIAGGVSANTRLRETLAEMMTKLGGQVYYPRGEFCTDNGAMIAYAGLQRLRAGHIEGLEVKGQPRWPLDTLPAVD; the protein is encoded by the coding sequence ATGCGGGTTATTGGTATTGAGACATCCTGTGACGAGACTGGGGTTGCAGTGTATGACGATAAATTAGGCTTATTGTCGCATGTGCTATACAGCCAAGTTAAATTGCACGCCGATTATGGTGGTGTTGTGCCTGAGCTTGCCTCTCGTGATCATGTTCGCAAAATTGTGCCATTGATTAAGCAGGCTTTATCAGAGGCTAATTCAAGCCTAGATAATATCGACGGTGTTGCTTATACCAAAGGCCCTGGGCTAATTGGTGCATTACTTGTTGGCGCTTGTGTGGGACGCTCTTTAGCGTATGCATGGAATAAACCGGCGATCGGTGTGCATCATATGGAAGGACATTTATTGGCACCCATGCTGGAAGAAAATGCGCCTGAATTTCCTTTTTTAGCCTTGTTAGTGTCTGGCGGCCATTCAATGTTAGTGCAAGTTGAAGGCATTGGACGATATCAAGTGTTAGGTGAATCTGTCGATGATGCTGCAGGCGAAGCGTTTGATAAGACAGCCAAGCTCATGGGATTAGATTATCCTGGCGGCCCTCGTTTAGCCAAACTAGCCCAGAAAGGCTTGCCTGCGGGGTATAAGTTTCCACGTCCAATGACGGACAGGCCAGGTTTAGATTTTAGTTTTTCTGGATTGAAAACATTTACCGCAAATACGATTGCTGCAGAACCGAATGATGAACAGACTCGTGCCAATATTGCGCGTGCATTTGAAGAAGCGGTTGTTGATACCCTTGCGATAAAATGTAAACGAGCCTTGAAGCAAACAGGTTATACACGTTTGGTGATTGCCGGTGGTGTAAGTGCTAATACTCGCTTACGTGAGACATTGGCAGAGATGATGACCAAGTTAGGCGGTCAAGTGTATTATCCTCGTGGGGAGTTTTGTACTGACAATGGTGCCATGATTGCTTACGCTGGATTACAGCGTTTACGTGCAGGGCATATAGAGGGGCTTGAGGTTAAAGGTCAGCCTAGATGGCCTTTGGATACGCTGCCTGCAGTAGACTAA
- a CDS encoding putative RNA methyltransferase codes for MTLSLLCPVCSAPLNQHQASAGFYCDNKHHFDKHPNGYWPLLSNVKGKSKPQVESRQQMRGRHFLLETGLFAPLIKQLQTVLLDLCASTSNGDTQLQHIDYQCADGYYLRQLVPALVEANVSCQHWGITDAENAIFAAAKSETPANLLLLALKKLPFASQSVDIVTVLDSPLKGKECIRILKDDGRIVLLQPGIRHLWQIKQQVYPDLVEKPLQLNLPNDVEIDAQQQVVFTQSVTGEQALTLLDMSVFGWRANDQLKHQVKSTAISELEFDWQIITLKKRL; via the coding sequence ATGACTTTATCTTTATTATGTCCAGTGTGTTCAGCTCCACTAAATCAACATCAAGCTTCAGCGGGATTTTATTGCGACAACAAACATCATTTTGATAAACACCCTAATGGTTACTGGCCACTGCTGAGCAACGTAAAGGGCAAGAGTAAGCCGCAAGTGGAGTCTCGCCAACAAATGCGCGGGCGACATTTTTTATTAGAAACAGGCTTGTTTGCACCGTTAATTAAACAACTTCAAACAGTATTGCTGGACTTATGTGCCTCTACCTCTAATGGTGACACACAATTACAGCATATCGATTACCAATGTGCTGATGGTTATTATTTACGTCAGCTTGTGCCTGCGTTAGTGGAAGCCAATGTATCGTGTCAGCATTGGGGCATTACCGATGCTGAAAATGCTATCTTTGCCGCGGCAAAATCTGAAACACCGGCGAATTTATTGTTGTTGGCGTTAAAAAAATTGCCCTTTGCCTCGCAATCAGTCGATATCGTGACGGTTCTTGATTCACCGTTAAAAGGGAAAGAATGCATTCGGATTTTAAAAGATGACGGTCGAATTGTATTGTTGCAGCCTGGTATTAGGCATTTATGGCAAATTAAACAACAAGTTTATCCAGACTTAGTCGAAAAGCCGCTGCAGTTAAATTTACCCAATGATGTGGAAATTGATGCCCAGCAACAAGTGGTGTTTACTCAGTCAGTTACCGGTGAGCAGGCATTAACATTGCTTGATATGTCGGTATTTGGTTGGCGTGCTAATGATCAGCTAAAGCATCAAGTTAAATCTACTGCAATTAGTGAACTAGAGTTTGACTGGCAGATTATAACCCTCAAAAAACGCTTATAA
- the plsY gene encoding glycerol-3-phosphate 1-O-acyltransferase PlsY, protein MNAVTVTILMIITAYLAGSISSAVLVCKLRGLPDPRTSGSGNPGATNVLRIGGVSSAALVLFFDMLKGALPSYLGYKMGLDAASLGFIAVSACLGHIFPIFFGFKGGKGVATAFGAMAPIGGDLALCLILTWIVFLLLTRYSSVAAMATATLAPFFTWWLDERFILPVAMLSTLILIRHKDNIGRLRHGEESKVTRKKSIKKPNTK, encoded by the coding sequence TTGAACGCCGTTACAGTCACCATTTTGATGATCATTACCGCCTACCTAGCGGGTTCGATCTCAAGTGCCGTACTGGTTTGTAAATTAAGAGGTTTACCTGATCCAAGAACCAGCGGCTCCGGCAATCCCGGTGCCACTAATGTGCTACGCATTGGTGGAGTTAGTTCTGCAGCGCTTGTGTTATTTTTTGACATGCTCAAAGGCGCCCTGCCTTCTTATCTGGGCTATAAAATGGGACTTGATGCCGCATCATTAGGTTTTATCGCTGTCAGCGCCTGCCTAGGGCATATATTCCCAATATTTTTTGGCTTTAAAGGCGGAAAAGGTGTTGCTACAGCCTTTGGTGCAATGGCCCCCATTGGCGGTGATTTAGCGCTATGCCTCATCCTCACTTGGATTGTGTTTTTACTATTAACGCGTTATTCCTCTGTAGCCGCTATGGCAACCGCAACTTTAGCGCCCTTTTTTACTTGGTGGTTAGACGAACGTTTTATTCTGCCTGTTGCGATGCTCTCAACCCTTATTTTAATCCGCCACAAAGACAATATTGGCCGTTTGCGCCATGGCGAAGAAAGTAAGGTCACACGAAAAAAATCCATAAAAAAACCCAACACCAAATAG